From a region of the Malania oleifera isolate guangnan ecotype guangnan chromosome 12, ASM2987363v1, whole genome shotgun sequence genome:
- the LOC131143981 gene encoding transcription factor MYB16-like, whose translation MGRSPCCDKVGLKKGPWTPEEDEKLMSYIEQHGHGSWRALPSKAGLQRCGKSCRLRWTNYLRPDIKRGKFSMQEEQTIIQLHALLGNRWSAIATHLPKRTDNEIKNYWNTHLKKRLAKMGIDPVTHKPKSHALSSSKDAATLSHMAQWETARLEAEARLVRHSNLSAFRRHHHHLPCSSAQFQCLDAFQAWSKAADALESPASSLLNFSKTTAFPIPTLSDNPVLELALELEGESEWKCAMKTPEFKERMEMNWSSGGMWINSGRGISAPAFSSIVDPDDAAAADSLFLENSGEWAQSNAEENCEGELEEENKNHNNNNYWRSILNLVNFSPPSDSPVF comes from the exons ATGGGGAGGTCACCATGCTGCGACAAGGTGGGACTGAAGAAAGGGCCATGGACTCCGGAAGAAGACGAGAAGCTCATGTCTTACATTGAACAACACGGCCATGGCAGCTGGCGCGCCCTCCCCTCCAAAGCTG GGCTGCAGCGATGCGGGAAGAGTTGCAGATTGAGGTGGACCAACTACCTGAGGCCTGACATCAAGAGAGGGAAGTTCAGCATGCAGGAAGAACAGACCATCATCCAACTCCATGCTCTCCTCGGCAACAG GTGGTCAGCCATAGCAACACACTTGCCCAAGAGAACCGACAACGAGATCAAGAACTACTGGAACACTCATCTCAAGAAGCGACTCGCCAAGATGGGCATCGACCCCGTCACCCACAAGCCCAAGTCTCACGCCCTCTCCTCCTCCAAGGACGCCGCCACCCTCAGCCACATGGCCCAGTGGGAGACCGCCCGCCTCGAAGCCGAAGCCCGCCTCGTCCGCCACTCCAACCTCTCGGCCTTCCGCCGCCACCACCACCACCTCCCCTGCTCCTCCGCCCAATTCCAATGCCTCGACGCCTTCCAAGCCTGGTCCAAGGCCGCCGACGCCCTCGAGTCGCCGGCGTCGTCCTTGCTCAACTTCTCCAAAACGACGGCGTTCCCGATCCCGACCCTCTCCGACAACCCGGTTCTGGAACTGGCTCTGGAATTGGAAGGGGAAAGCGAGTGGAAGTGCGCGATGAAAACGCCGGAATTCAAAGAGAGAATGGAGATGAATTGGTCTTCGGGAGGAATGTGGATTAATAGTGGTCGCGGGATCAGTGCGCCGGCGTTTTCGAGTATTGTCGACCCCGACGATGCCGCGGCGGCGGATTCCCTGTTCCTGGAGAATTCCGGCGAGTGGGCGCAGTCGAACGCGGAAGAGAACTGCGAGGGTGAGCTTGAGGAGGAGAACAAAAATCATAACAACAATAATTACTGGAGAAGCATTCTCAATTTGGTGAATTTTTCGCCCCCATCTGACTCCCCTGTGTTCTAG
- the LOC131145020 gene encoding mitochondrial uncoupling protein 3, giving the protein MRPKREHNERTRTKIALTSLSAMVAETATFPIDITKTRLQLHGQTSLSSSPRPSGTSAFRVVSNIVRNEGPLGLYKGLSPAILRHLFYTPIRIVGYEHLRHAAGRSDRPLSLSGKALVGGISGVIAQVVASPADLVKVRMQADGRMVSQGLQPRYTGAFDALNKIIHTEGFGGLWKGVFPNVQRAFLVNMGELACYDYAKHFVIQKQIAGDNIYAHTIASIMSGLSATALSCPADVVKTRMMNQAAGEEAKLMYKNSYDCLVKTLRFEGLRALWKGFFPTWARLGPWQFVFWVSYEKFRLVAGLSSF; this is encoded by the exons ATGAGACCCAAACGAGAGCACAATGAGAGAACTCGCACGAAGATCGCCCTAACCTCGCTCTCCGCCATGGTTGCTGAGACCGCCACCTTCCCCATAGACATCACCAAGACGCGTCTTCAGCTCCACGGCCAGACTTCCCTTTCCTCTTCTCCCCGGCCCTCTGGCACCTCGGCTTTCCGAGTGGTCTCCAACATTGTTCGCAACGAAGGGCCTCTCGGCCTCTACAAGGGCCTCTCGCCGGCTATTCTCCGGCATCTCTTCTACACGCCAATTCGAATCGTCGGCTACGAGCACTTGAGGCACGCCGCGGGGCGGAGTGACCGTCCTCTTTCTCTCTCCGGCAAGGCACTTGTTGGAGGAATCTCTGGAGTCATCGCGCAG GTAGTGGCTAGCCCTGCTGATCTTGTTAAGGTCAGGATGCAAGCAGATGGTCGTATGGTGAGCCAAGGTCTCCAACCCAGGTACACAGGGGCTTTTGATGCTTTGAACAAGATTATACATACAGAAGGATTTGGAGGGCTGTGGAAAGGTGTTTTCCCAAATGTCCAACGAGCATTTTTAGTGAACATGGGAGAGTTAGCCTGCTATGATTATGCAAAACATTTCGTTATCCAGAAACAGATTGCTGGTGATAACATTTACGCTCACACCATAGCCTCTATAATGTCTGGTCTTTCAGCAACTGCTTTGAGTTGTCCAGCTGATGTAGTTAAGACAAGAATGATGAATCAAGCAGCGGGTGAGGAAGCTAAGCTTATGTATAAGAACTCTTACGACTGTCTGGTGAAAACTTTGAGATTTGAAGGATTAAGGGCACTGTGGAAGGGGTTCTTCCCTACATGGGCAAGGCTTGGTCCTTGGCAATTTGTTTTCTGGGTCTCGTACGAGAAATTTAGACTTGTTGCAGGGCTCTCGTccttttga